The Microbacterium sp. LWO12-1.2 genome includes a window with the following:
- a CDS encoding carbohydrate ABC transporter permease, with translation MNPRASLRSRIGIGIAVAAVLIFTLFPVYWMVSSAFDKKASSGGQSLLPQEFTFDNFTFVLTEGGFGTFLRNSAIVALVTVLVSALVCLLAAVAVARFRFKFRTTVLMMILVVQMVPLEALVIPLFLQVKTLGLLNSILGLMVVYIALSLAFGIWMLRGFVAAVPVELEEAAYIDGASWWRMFRSILLPLVMPGLVATSIFSFITAWNEFIFAMTILGAETDQYTVSIGLKSFFGLFANDWGSIMAASTIITLPVMVFFIIVQRRLSAGMVAGAVKG, from the coding sequence GTGAACCCCCGCGCCTCTCTCCGCTCCCGGATCGGCATCGGGATCGCCGTCGCCGCCGTCCTGATCTTCACGCTGTTCCCCGTCTACTGGATGGTCTCCAGCGCCTTCGACAAGAAGGCGTCCAGTGGCGGTCAGTCGCTGCTGCCGCAGGAGTTCACGTTCGACAACTTCACCTTCGTGCTCACGGAGGGCGGCTTCGGCACCTTCCTGCGCAACTCGGCGATCGTCGCGCTCGTCACGGTGCTCGTGAGCGCCCTGGTGTGCCTGCTGGCGGCGGTCGCGGTGGCACGCTTCCGCTTCAAGTTCCGCACCACCGTGCTCATGATGATCCTGGTCGTGCAGATGGTGCCGCTCGAGGCCCTCGTCATCCCGCTGTTCCTGCAGGTCAAGACGCTCGGTCTGCTCAACAGCATCCTCGGCCTCATGGTGGTCTACATCGCCCTGTCGCTCGCCTTCGGCATCTGGATGCTGCGCGGCTTCGTCGCGGCGGTCCCCGTCGAGCTGGAGGAGGCCGCCTACATCGACGGCGCCAGCTGGTGGCGGATGTTCCGCTCGATCCTGCTGCCGCTCGTGATGCCCGGTCTCGTCGCCACGAGCATCTTCAGCTTCATCACCGCCTGGAACGAGTTCATCTTCGCGATGACGATCCTCGGAGCGGAGACCGATCAGTACACCGTCTCGATCGGCCTGAAGTCGTTCTTCGGTCTGTTCGCGAACGACTGGGGCAGCATCATGGCCGCGTCGACGATCATCACCCTGCCGGTCATGGTCTTCTTCATCATCGTGCAGCGCCGCCTCTCGGCCGGCATGGTGGCAGGGGCGGTCAAGGGATGA
- a CDS encoding 2-phosphosulfolactate phosphatase has product MPPFDQSTYQVRLDWGLAGLERLADADVVVIVDVLHFSSRLADAVADGAEVDLTEAASWSVDSTAPALAVTAAAGGATVLAGGIRNASAVARTVQAIQEQRQARTSVALIAAGERDGSNDLRFAVEDHLGAGAVIAALTDLGIDHTAPDAAVAAEGFRALRRALGHLVSASGSGRDAADAEAVAAASRLDAVSTVPVLRDRVFVSFA; this is encoded by the coding sequence ATGCCGCCGTTCGATCAGTCCACGTATCAGGTCCGCCTCGACTGGGGCCTCGCGGGCCTCGAGCGGCTCGCGGACGCGGATGTGGTCGTGATCGTCGATGTGCTGCACTTCTCCTCGCGACTGGCGGATGCCGTGGCCGACGGCGCCGAGGTCGACCTGACCGAGGCGGCGAGCTGGTCGGTCGACTCCACCGCCCCGGCGCTCGCGGTGACGGCGGCCGCGGGCGGGGCAACGGTGCTGGCCGGTGGCATCCGCAACGCGTCGGCGGTCGCGCGCACCGTGCAGGCCATCCAGGAGCAGCGGCAGGCGCGCACCTCGGTCGCACTGATCGCGGCAGGGGAGCGCGACGGCTCCAACGACCTGCGCTTCGCCGTCGAGGATCATCTCGGCGCCGGGGCGGTCATCGCCGCGCTCACCGACCTCGGCATCGACCACACGGCCCCGGACGCTGCGGTCGCGGCCGAGGGATTCCGCGCCCTCCGACGCGCGCTCGGACACCTGGTCTCGGCGAGCGGCTCCGGGCGCGACGCGGCGGATGCCGAGGCCGTCGCCGCGGCATCCCGACTCGACGCCGTCTCGACGGTTCCCGTGCTCCGGGACCGCGTCTTCGTCTCGTTCGCCTGA
- a CDS encoding LCP family protein: MARSNARGDRTTVARHAPLPTRSAFSTFLRILGISLGVVLVSAIAVGAFVVVDLFNRAGQDAVALEGAPEVDPPTIGAFPADKAFTILVVGTDECSEQTTALLKERCTEADGMKRNDVNLLVHVSAEPRNVTVVSLPRDLMIPVPECTREDGSVASAMEKQSINSVFDHAGLSCVAKTVSTLADIPIEFAAKMSFDGVMAITDAIGGVEVCIAGDGIRDRHTGIDWPAGMREVSGYEALQFIRTRHGVGDESDLARISNQQQYMSRLAKKVLSSETLTDIPTVLRLAGAVADNIVPSESLNDPLRLAQIALTLKDVRFSDFVFVQFPNVVDPDDKNKVVPIWDSADELWAAIKSGDALQLTGDVTTRRGVELVEPSPTETPTEETPDPTSTEVPEVRTTLPPDISGQTLEQETCAVGNQR; the protein is encoded by the coding sequence ATGGCTCGTAGTAACGCACGCGGTGATCGCACGACAGTCGCCCGACACGCGCCACTCCCCACCCGCAGTGCTTTCTCGACTTTCCTGCGCATCCTCGGCATCTCTCTGGGAGTCGTGCTGGTCTCCGCGATCGCTGTCGGAGCCTTCGTCGTGGTCGACCTGTTCAACCGCGCAGGGCAGGATGCAGTCGCGCTCGAGGGAGCTCCCGAGGTCGACCCCCCGACCATCGGCGCCTTCCCGGCGGACAAGGCGTTCACGATCCTCGTGGTGGGCACCGACGAGTGCAGCGAGCAGACGACCGCGCTCCTCAAGGAGCGCTGCACCGAGGCCGACGGGATGAAGCGCAACGACGTCAATCTGCTCGTGCACGTCTCCGCCGAACCGCGCAACGTCACGGTCGTCTCGCTGCCCCGCGATCTGATGATCCCCGTGCCGGAGTGCACCCGCGAAGACGGCTCCGTCGCGTCGGCGATGGAGAAGCAGTCGATCAACTCCGTCTTCGACCACGCCGGCCTCTCCTGCGTGGCCAAGACCGTGAGCACCCTCGCCGACATCCCGATCGAGTTCGCCGCGAAGATGAGCTTCGATGGCGTGATGGCCATCACCGATGCGATCGGCGGCGTCGAGGTCTGCATCGCCGGCGACGGCATCCGCGATCGCCACACCGGCATCGACTGGCCCGCAGGCATGCGCGAGGTCTCGGGCTATGAGGCCCTGCAGTTCATCCGCACCCGCCACGGCGTCGGCGATGAGAGCGACCTGGCTCGTATCTCGAACCAGCAGCAGTACATGTCGCGGCTCGCGAAGAAGGTGCTCAGCTCCGAGACGCTGACCGACATCCCCACGGTGCTGCGCCTGGCCGGCGCTGTCGCCGACAACATCGTGCCGAGCGAGTCTCTGAACGATCCGCTGCGGCTGGCGCAGATCGCGCTGACCCTCAAGGACGTGCGGTTCAGCGACTTCGTGTTCGTGCAGTTCCCGAACGTCGTCGACCCCGACGACAAGAACAAGGTCGTGCCGATCTGGGACTCCGCCGACGAACTCTGGGCCGCGATCAAGTCCGGAGATGCGCTCCAGCTCACAGGAGACGTCACCACACGCCGCGGGGTCGAGCTCGTGGAGCCGTCGCCCACGGAGACGCCGACCGAGGAGACGCCGGATCCGACCTCCACCGAGGTGCCCGAGGTCAGGACGACGCTGCCTCCCGACATCTCCGGCCAGACGCTCGAGCAGGAGACCTGCGCGGTCGGCAACCAGCGGTAG
- a CDS encoding ABC transporter ATP-binding protein: MEITTTDLGLAARVQHLKKTYGSGEGTVRALDDVSVGIRRGQFTAIMGPSGSGKSTLMHIMAGLDTPTEGRAWIGDTEITGLADLDLTILRRRRVGFIFQAFNLVPTLDALGNILLPFELDGRRPSAIERARIDGLIDTLGLGARLSHRPHQLSGGQQQRVAIARALATAPDLVFADEPTGNLDSQTGREVLQLLARASREHGQSIAMVTHDAIAASHADRVLYLGDGRIVADHPRQTAEEISAYMLAAEVAA, translated from the coding sequence ATGGAGATCACGACCACCGACCTCGGGCTCGCCGCCCGCGTCCAGCACCTGAAGAAGACCTACGGCAGCGGCGAGGGCACCGTGCGTGCACTCGACGATGTGAGCGTCGGCATCCGCCGCGGACAGTTCACCGCGATCATGGGTCCGTCCGGCTCGGGCAAGTCCACGCTCATGCACATCATGGCCGGGCTCGACACCCCGACCGAGGGACGCGCCTGGATCGGGGACACCGAGATCACCGGCCTCGCCGACCTCGACCTGACGATCCTGCGCCGCCGCCGCGTGGGCTTCATCTTCCAGGCGTTCAACCTGGTGCCCACGCTCGATGCGCTCGGGAACATCCTGTTGCCGTTCGAGCTCGACGGCCGTCGTCCGAGTGCGATCGAACGCGCACGCATCGACGGGCTCATCGACACGCTGGGCCTTGGTGCGCGACTGAGTCACCGCCCTCACCAGCTGTCGGGCGGTCAGCAGCAGCGCGTCGCGATCGCCAGGGCTCTCGCCACCGCGCCGGACCTCGTGTTCGCCGACGAGCCCACCGGCAACCTCGATTCCCAGACCGGCCGCGAGGTGCTGCAGCTCCTCGCCCGCGCGAGCCGTGAGCACGGCCAGTCCATCGCGATGGTGACGCACGACGCGATCGCCGCGAGCCACGCCGATCGGGTGCTCTACCTGGGCGACGGTCGTATCGTCGCCGACCACCCGCGCCAGACCGCCGAGGAGATCTCGGCCTACATGCTCGCCGCCGAGGTGGCGGCATGA
- a CDS encoding glycoside hydrolase family 3 protein — protein MSADLTRLANSVLWPGFFGTEAPAWLLDELRGGLAGVVYFGQNIGAGLPALSASILAANPDALIGVDEEGGSVTRLESAEGSTIPGAAQLGLLDDLVATERTGAELARRVAAVGANVVLGPVADVNTDPRNPVIGVRSFGSDEDLVARHAVAAIDGIQDGGVAACVKHFPGHGDTHLDSHHALPEISLDIEEFERVHLEPFRAAVEAGVDSIMTAHIVVPAWGEAPATLNPRILGILRSWGFDGVIITDALDMAAIRETVGIGGGAALALAAGADLLCIGNPTNPGEAALPDQDLRDFLAARDGIVAALKDGSLARERVEEASRRVAALATKLRAAAATTVAPTDEFDAAEILRRVITVTGEQPAPASALAVVDARRRSTLAVDSAAAYVAGSLAGEDRRIRLDVASTDIFEQDRVLDEMTADAGTTVILIDRPDADAAQRALVERAAVRDPRAVVVNVGLPARTPLPLPTVEVAAASRVGAQVARERLLGRTG, from the coding sequence ATGAGTGCGGATCTGACGCGACTCGCGAACAGCGTTCTCTGGCCCGGCTTCTTCGGCACCGAGGCTCCGGCCTGGCTGCTCGACGAGCTGCGGGGCGGTCTTGCCGGCGTCGTGTACTTCGGGCAGAACATCGGTGCGGGTCTTCCGGCGCTGAGCGCCTCGATCCTCGCGGCGAACCCCGACGCCCTGATCGGCGTCGACGAGGAGGGCGGCAGCGTCACCCGCCTCGAGTCCGCCGAGGGATCCACGATCCCCGGGGCCGCTCAGCTCGGCCTGCTCGACGACCTGGTCGCCACCGAGCGCACCGGTGCGGAGCTCGCACGCCGCGTCGCCGCGGTGGGCGCGAATGTCGTGCTGGGCCCTGTCGCGGATGTGAACACCGATCCGCGCAACCCCGTCATCGGTGTGCGCTCGTTCGGCTCCGACGAGGATCTGGTGGCCCGACATGCGGTCGCCGCGATCGACGGAATCCAGGACGGCGGCGTCGCCGCGTGCGTCAAGCACTTCCCCGGTCACGGCGACACGCACCTCGACTCGCACCACGCCCTGCCGGAGATCTCGCTCGACATCGAGGAGTTCGAGCGGGTGCACCTCGAGCCGTTCCGTGCGGCCGTCGAGGCCGGCGTCGACTCGATCATGACCGCGCACATCGTGGTCCCGGCGTGGGGCGAGGCCCCGGCGACGCTGAACCCGCGCATCCTCGGCATCCTCCGCAGCTGGGGATTCGACGGCGTGATCATCACGGATGCGCTCGACATGGCGGCGATCCGCGAGACCGTCGGGATCGGGGGAGGAGCCGCACTGGCGCTGGCTGCCGGAGCAGACCTGCTCTGCATCGGAAACCCCACGAACCCGGGAGAAGCAGCACTGCCCGATCAGGACCTGCGCGACTTCCTGGCGGCACGTGACGGCATCGTCGCGGCGCTGAAGGACGGGTCGCTCGCGCGAGAGCGGGTCGAGGAGGCCTCGCGACGCGTCGCGGCTCTGGCGACCAAGCTCCGCGCCGCTGCGGCCACGACGGTCGCACCGACGGACGAGTTCGATGCCGCGGAGATCCTTCGTCGCGTCATCACGGTGACGGGGGAGCAGCCGGCACCGGCATCCGCCCTCGCCGTCGTCGATGCGCGTCGCCGTTCCACTCTCGCCGTCGACAGTGCGGCCGCGTATGTCGCCGGTTCTCTGGCTGGCGAGGACCGACGGATCCGTCTCGACGTCGCGAGCACCGACATCTTCGAGCAGGACCGCGTACTCGACGAGATGACGGCGGATGCCGGCACCACCGTGATCCTGATCGATCGACCGGATGCCGACGCCGCACAGCGAGCGCTCGTGGAGCGCGCGGCCGTCCGTGATCCGCGCGCGGTGGTCGTGAACGTCGGACTTCCGGCGCGCACGCCCCTGCCCTTGCCGACCGTCGAGGTCGCCGCCGCGAGCCGGGTCGGGGCGCAGGTCGCCCGAGAGCGGCTGCTCGGCAGGACCGGCTGA
- a CDS encoding SprT-like domain-containing protein, producing MADLDRVRIWGEALIRMHLDDTWSFGFDHAKRRAGQCDYTKKRITVSRYLAARFDDDEIHQVLLHEVAHALAGHAAAHGSTWKRVARDLGYVGGTTHRGETAVELAPWVGRCPAGHVTYRHRRPTRPTSCARCSRTYDARYLFDWTRREITTDVRLAAQMPR from the coding sequence ATGGCGGATCTTGACCGTGTGCGCATCTGGGGCGAGGCGCTCATCAGGATGCATCTCGACGACACCTGGTCCTTCGGCTTCGACCATGCCAAGCGGCGTGCCGGGCAGTGCGATTACACGAAGAAGCGCATCACGGTGTCGCGCTACCTCGCCGCCCGGTTCGACGACGACGAGATCCATCAGGTCCTCCTGCATGAGGTGGCCCACGCCCTCGCAGGGCACGCCGCCGCGCACGGCTCCACCTGGAAGCGCGTCGCGCGCGATCTGGGCTACGTCGGCGGCACGACGCATCGCGGCGAGACCGCGGTCGAGCTCGCCCCGTGGGTCGGTCGGTGCCCGGCCGGCCACGTGACCTATCGGCACCGCCGCCCGACCAGACCCACTTCGTGCGCGCGCTGCTCGCGCACGTACGACGCCCGCTACCTGTTCGACTGGACCCGTCGCGAGATCACGACGGATGTGCGGCTCGCGGCGCAGATGCCGCGCTGA
- a CDS encoding spermidine synthase, with translation MGRTRSRDTEHPEARLDHGGLARIMPSEFAGGFELIVDDTPQSHVDLDDPTHLHFEYIVRMGAVIDQLTSPGEALTAVHLGAGALTIPRYIDATRPGSRQQVIELEAPLAQLVREHLPLPKGAAIRIRIGDARDGVKRLPAALAGSCDLVVSDVYSGAQTPAHLTSVEFYRELSALLAPRGVLLVNVADGPGLAFARRQVATIAEVLPEVGVLADTQVLKGRRFGNLVIAASASPLPTEWLPRLLAAGPHPAKIAQGAELKAFVQGARIVTDADAVASPRPDASLFLR, from the coding sequence ATGGGCCGGACGCGATCACGAGACACCGAGCACCCGGAAGCTCGCCTCGATCACGGAGGCCTGGCCCGGATCATGCCGTCGGAGTTCGCCGGCGGCTTCGAGCTCATCGTCGACGACACCCCGCAGTCGCATGTCGACCTCGACGACCCGACACATCTGCACTTCGAGTACATCGTGCGGATGGGCGCCGTCATCGACCAGCTCACCTCGCCGGGAGAGGCACTCACGGCAGTGCACCTCGGTGCCGGCGCACTGACGATCCCCCGCTACATCGATGCCACACGCCCCGGCTCGCGCCAGCAGGTGATCGAGCTCGAAGCACCGCTCGCACAGCTCGTCCGCGAACACCTCCCGCTGCCGAAGGGCGCGGCGATCCGCATCCGCATCGGCGATGCACGCGATGGGGTCAAGCGGCTTCCCGCGGCCCTCGCCGGGAGCTGCGATCTGGTCGTCTCCGACGTGTACTCGGGAGCCCAGACCCCCGCGCATCTGACCAGCGTCGAGTTCTACCGCGAGTTGTCCGCACTGCTCGCCCCCCGCGGCGTGCTGCTGGTGAACGTCGCCGACGGCCCTGGCCTCGCCTTCGCCCGACGACAGGTCGCGACGATCGCGGAGGTGCTGCCCGAGGTCGGTGTCCTCGCCGATACCCAGGTGCTCAAGGGCCGACGATTCGGCAATCTGGTGATCGCCGCGTCCGCCTCTCCGCTGCCGACGGAATGGCTTCCCCGCCTGCTCGCGGCGGGTCCGCACCCCGCCAAGATCGCGCAGGGCGCGGAGCTGAAGGCCTTCGTGCAGGGGGCTCGGATCGTGACAGACGCGGACGCCGTGGCATCGCCTCGACCCGACGCGTCGCTCTTCCTGCGCTGA
- a CDS encoding carbohydrate ABC transporter permease, producing MSMVQAPLPATKTESTSASVAGGRPRKRGLSLVTARPWLLLAPGLIILAVLMLWPLVQVFIYSLQDYGLREINTGESNWIGFQNYVEALTNPTLWTVVLPNTVGFAAVAVFVTVAVGTLVALLLARLGIVWRTIVSSCIMVAWAMPAVTGTYVWTFIFDADRGIFNAVLKDLGLMDASVNWFTNQWSFYAIVLLNVVHHGFPFVAITVLAGLLGVSKEMLEAAALDGAGAWRRFWKIIFPTLKPVFSVVIILSTIWDFKVFAQVYLMPGGGGGNRQVLNLGVWSYVESFGQNRYGFGAALAVLLTLVLIGITIVYIRSLMKEDEL from the coding sequence ATGTCGATGGTGCAAGCGCCTCTGCCGGCCACGAAGACGGAGTCCACCTCCGCCTCCGTGGCCGGCGGCCGGCCGCGCAAGCGAGGACTCTCGCTCGTCACGGCCCGCCCCTGGCTCCTCCTCGCCCCGGGGCTGATCATCCTCGCGGTGCTCATGCTCTGGCCGCTCGTGCAGGTCTTCATCTACTCGCTGCAGGACTACGGTCTGCGCGAGATCAACACGGGTGAGAGCAACTGGATCGGATTCCAGAACTACGTCGAGGCGCTCACCAATCCGACGCTCTGGACCGTGGTGCTCCCGAACACGGTCGGGTTCGCCGCCGTCGCCGTGTTCGTCACGGTCGCCGTCGGCACGCTGGTCGCGCTGCTGCTGGCTCGCCTCGGCATCGTCTGGCGCACCATCGTCTCCAGCTGCATCATGGTCGCGTGGGCGATGCCCGCCGTGACCGGAACCTACGTCTGGACCTTCATCTTCGATGCCGACCGCGGCATCTTCAACGCGGTCCTCAAGGACCTCGGCCTGATGGATGCATCGGTCAACTGGTTCACGAACCAGTGGTCGTTCTACGCCATCGTGCTGCTAAACGTCGTGCACCACGGCTTCCCGTTCGTCGCGATCACGGTGCTCGCCGGTCTGCTCGGTGTCTCCAAGGAGATGCTCGAGGCCGCAGCCCTCGACGGCGCCGGCGCCTGGCGCCGCTTCTGGAAGATCATCTTCCCGACCCTCAAGCCCGTCTTCTCGGTCGTCATCATCCTGTCGACGATCTGGGACTTCAAGGTCTTCGCGCAGGTGTACCTCATGCCGGGAGGTGGTGGCGGCAATCGCCAGGTGCTGAACCTCGGCGTGTGGTCGTACGTCGAGTCGTTCGGTCAGAACCGCTACGGCTTCGGCGCCGCGCTCGCCGTGCTGCTCACGCTCGTGCTGATCGGCATCACCATCGTGTACATCCGATCCCTCATGAAGGAGGACGAGCTGTGA
- a CDS encoding ABC transporter permease: MTAVATVVPESRATAPRLGWLRDRGMGASILVAALSAAFGVLLVEVTAYIGAVLQADPFIGDSETLAFVVALLSVLLTAVAMYVAAIVTANTFSTIIAGRTRQIALMRLIGATARSQRAEVGRQGLIVGIIGAGLGLLAGLLVTVVGVQVGAMLLDNDPSSFSMAQPFIALPVIGVALTTWAAAWAGSRRVLTVTPLQALGGSVERTHDEVSGRQGRHIGAWVLLIGGAALLAAGVVIGLITPLGVVVAFLGGLLSFTGLALGSVLFMPPVLRLVGKMFGSSATARLAAENALRYPERSSRMAIGVVMGVTLVTMFAVALESAKRLMMNQSGDVPDEFFAPFDAFAAIMMVLVAVSAVIAAVGLVNLLTIGVVQRRRELGLLRSIGLSNRQVRRMVLLEATHITVAATLTGLVLGVAYGWIAAQSLLGSVPTLPDFTPAGLVAPQIPWVPVAIIVAATAVLTLVAAATPTRLATRVAPVEALAAD, encoded by the coding sequence ATGACCGCGGTCGCCACGGTCGTCCCCGAGTCGCGGGCGACCGCGCCGAGACTGGGCTGGCTGCGCGACCGCGGCATGGGCGCGAGCATTCTGGTCGCCGCCCTCTCTGCCGCGTTCGGTGTGCTGCTGGTCGAGGTCACCGCCTACATCGGTGCCGTGCTCCAGGCAGATCCCTTCATCGGAGACAGCGAGACGCTCGCCTTCGTCGTCGCGCTGCTGTCGGTGCTGCTCACCGCGGTCGCGATGTACGTCGCCGCGATCGTCACCGCGAACACGTTCTCGACGATCATCGCCGGGCGCACGCGCCAGATCGCGCTCATGCGCCTGATCGGAGCGACCGCCCGCTCGCAGCGCGCCGAGGTCGGACGCCAGGGGCTCATCGTCGGGATCATCGGTGCAGGCCTCGGTCTGCTCGCCGGACTCCTGGTCACCGTGGTGGGCGTGCAGGTCGGTGCGATGCTGCTCGACAACGACCCCTCGAGCTTCTCGATGGCGCAGCCGTTCATCGCTCTTCCCGTGATCGGGGTCGCACTCACGACCTGGGCGGCCGCCTGGGCGGGATCGCGGCGGGTGCTCACCGTCACACCGTTGCAGGCTCTCGGCGGATCCGTCGAGCGCACGCACGATGAGGTGTCCGGTCGGCAGGGGCGGCACATCGGTGCGTGGGTGCTGCTGATCGGTGGGGCCGCTCTGCTCGCCGCTGGAGTCGTGATCGGTCTGATCACACCGCTCGGTGTCGTTGTCGCCTTCCTGGGCGGACTGCTCTCCTTCACCGGACTCGCTCTGGGGTCGGTGCTGTTCATGCCGCCTGTGCTGCGACTCGTCGGCAAGATGTTCGGGTCGAGCGCCACGGCACGCCTGGCCGCCGAGAATGCGCTGCGCTACCCGGAGCGCTCCTCCCGTATGGCGATCGGCGTGGTCATGGGCGTGACCCTCGTGACGATGTTCGCGGTCGCCCTCGAATCCGCGAAGCGGCTGATGATGAACCAGTCGGGCGACGTGCCGGACGAGTTCTTCGCCCCGTTCGATGCGTTCGCCGCGATCATGATGGTGCTCGTGGCGGTCTCGGCCGTCATCGCCGCGGTCGGGCTCGTGAACCTCCTCACGATCGGGGTGGTGCAGCGCCGCCGGGAGCTCGGGCTGCTGCGGTCGATCGGCCTGTCGAACCGCCAGGTGCGGCGGATGGTGCTGCTCGAGGCGACGCACATCACGGTGGCCGCGACCCTCACCGGGCTCGTGCTCGGCGTCGCCTACGGCTGGATCGCGGCGCAGTCGCTGCTCGGTTCGGTGCCGACCCTTCCCGATTTCACGCCCGCCGGTCTGGTCGCCCCGCAGATCCCGTGGGTACCTGTCGCGATCATCGTGGCGGCGACGGCCGTGCTCACCCTGGTCGCCGCAGCCACGCCCACCCGCCTCGCCACCCGCGTGGCCCCGGTCGAGGCGCTCGCCGCCGACTGA
- a CDS encoding sugar ABC transporter substrate-binding protein — MHKRILPVVALGAAATLGLAACAGGSTGGSTTTDGEGQELTVWIMKGTNPDASAFYDEVSEAFEKETGATVKIEEIQWADAHDRFVTSIAGGTTPDIAETGTTWTAEFADAGALEPLDSYVDAEDGLRDDLVEGLAVAGTYDDELYGMPWYAGVRSIVYRADVFEELGLEAPKTWDDIVTAGEAIKAAHPEMMPFPVAGDAEFQVYPWVWGAGGEIATKDGDTWTSELDSTESQAGIEFYTGLATEHGFSSAGATTWKETDLRDAFTQGNVGMMLSGSWTPKTLIEANPELEGKIGAAVIPGQDGGIAPSVLGGSHLSVFNTTKNADLAWEFVKLMTTGEFAEKWSNETGYFPGVQSAMEEALASTDPLVAPFAEQMVDGGASVPVTPNFGAVQAKKTTNSMMQAILSGQKDVATATKDAAAEMTELLNQ, encoded by the coding sequence ATGCACAAGCGCATTCTTCCGGTCGTGGCGTTGGGCGCCGCGGCCACGCTCGGTCTCGCGGCCTGCGCAGGCGGCAGCACGGGTGGCAGCACCACCACCGATGGAGAGGGCCAGGAGCTCACCGTCTGGATCATGAAGGGCACCAACCCCGACGCATCCGCCTTCTACGACGAGGTCTCCGAGGCCTTCGAGAAGGAGACCGGCGCCACGGTCAAGATCGAGGAGATCCAGTGGGCTGACGCGCACGATCGCTTCGTGACCTCGATCGCCGGTGGCACCACCCCCGACATCGCCGAGACCGGCACCACCTGGACCGCCGAGTTCGCCGACGCCGGCGCACTCGAGCCTCTCGACTCCTACGTCGACGCCGAAGACGGTCTGCGCGACGACCTCGTCGAGGGCCTCGCTGTCGCCGGCACCTATGACGACGAGCTGTACGGCATGCCGTGGTACGCCGGCGTCCGCTCCATCGTCTACCGCGCCGACGTGTTCGAGGAGCTCGGTCTCGAGGCTCCGAAGACCTGGGATGACATCGTCACCGCAGGCGAGGCCATCAAGGCCGCTCACCCCGAGATGATGCCGTTCCCGGTCGCGGGCGACGCCGAGTTCCAGGTCTACCCCTGGGTCTGGGGCGCCGGCGGAGAGATCGCCACGAAGGACGGCGACACCTGGACCAGCGAACTCGACAGCACCGAGTCGCAGGCCGGCATCGAGTTCTACACGGGCCTGGCCACCGAGCACGGCTTCTCCTCCGCAGGGGCCACCACCTGGAAGGAGACCGATCTCCGTGACGCCTTCACCCAGGGCAACGTCGGCATGATGCTGTCGGGCTCCTGGACCCCGAAGACGCTCATCGAGGCGAACCCCGAGCTCGAGGGCAAGATCGGCGCAGCCGTGATCCCCGGACAGGATGGCGGCATCGCCCCGTCCGTGCTCGGAGGATCGCACCTCTCGGTGTTCAACACCACCAAGAACGCCGACCTCGCGTGGGAGTTCGTCAAGCTCATGACCACCGGTGAGTTCGCCGAGAAGTGGTCGAACGAGACCGGCTACTTCCCGGGCGTCCAGTCCGCGATGGAAGAGGCCCTGGCCTCGACCGACCCGCTCGTCGCACCGTTCGCCGAGCAGATGGTCGACGGCGGCGCATCCGTCCCGGTGACCCCGAACTTCGGAGCTGTCCAGGCGAAGAAGACGACCAACTCCATGATGCAGGCCATCCTCAGCGGGCAGAAGGACGTCGCCACCGCGACGAAGGACGCCGCAGCCGAGATGACCGAACTGCTCAACCAGTAA
- a CDS encoding DUF3054 domain-containing protein, with the protein MRYLPAVIVDALLVLVFAAIGRASHDENPAGFLLTAWPFLVALLLGHLLAALLPARPRRPWSILWGVVVWVVTVVGGMLLRVLSGDTAQVPFIIVATLTLGVFLVGWRGITALVRRNRSRTATTDTDAATTDPATEVPATEDASPTSTDDDPAA; encoded by the coding sequence ATGAGGTATCTCCCCGCAGTCATCGTCGATGCCCTGCTGGTGCTCGTCTTCGCGGCGATCGGCCGCGCATCGCACGACGAGAACCCCGCCGGATTCCTGCTCACCGCTTGGCCGTTCCTGGTGGCACTGCTGCTCGGGCACCTGCTCGCGGCGCTGCTGCCCGCGCGTCCGCGCCGCCCCTGGTCGATCCTGTGGGGTGTCGTCGTCTGGGTGGTGACGGTCGTCGGGGGGATGCTGCTGCGGGTGCTCAGCGGCGACACGGCTCAGGTGCCGTTCATCATCGTCGCCACCCTGACGCTCGGCGTCTTCCTGGTGGGATGGCGCGGCATCACGGCGCTCGTGCGGAGGAATCGCTCACGCACCGCGACCACGGATACGGATGCCGCGACCACGGATCCTGCGACCGAAGTTCCTGCGACCGAGGACGCTTCACCGACGTCGACCGACGACGACCCCGCCGCCTGA